A genomic segment from Burkholderia plantarii encodes:
- a CDS encoding LacI family DNA-binding transcriptional regulator has product MHLIRPDGPPRMSDVAKLAGVSKMTVSRVLAGHAVVAAETRERVLRAVEALGYVADAAAGTLSSGRSDFVAVLVPSLSSSNFSDTVRGLSAALEPKGLQLLIGDTDYDIEREERLVRSLLRYQPRSVALTGAFHTEATTALLRRAGVPIVEMWDLPADPIDAAVGFSNQRAAREMLVYLHARGYRRIGFIGGASNADRRGAERLKGYRLGMRALGLGEPRVVQLGQSPATMVHGGPALDQLLERWPDTDAVMAVSDLSAFGAIMQCHRRGLRVPEDIAVAGFGDFEVAECSRPSITTVTVDAHGIGLMTGDVLCAAMAGGTAASAATRHFKIRYSVVPRESA; this is encoded by the coding sequence ATGCATCTGATCCGCCCCGACGGGCCGCCGCGCATGTCCGACGTCGCGAAGCTCGCGGGCGTGTCGAAGATGACGGTGTCGCGCGTGCTCGCCGGCCATGCCGTGGTGGCGGCCGAGACGCGCGAGCGCGTGCTGCGCGCGGTCGAGGCGCTCGGCTATGTCGCCGACGCGGCGGCGGGCACGCTGTCGTCGGGGCGCTCGGATTTCGTCGCGGTGCTGGTGCCGTCGCTGTCGAGTTCTAACTTCTCGGACACGGTGCGCGGGCTGTCGGCGGCGCTCGAGCCGAAGGGCTTGCAACTGCTGATCGGCGACACCGATTACGACATCGAGCGCGAGGAGCGCCTCGTGCGTTCGCTGCTGCGCTACCAGCCGCGCAGCGTCGCGCTGACGGGCGCATTCCACACCGAGGCCACCACCGCGCTGCTGCGGCGCGCCGGCGTGCCGATCGTCGAGATGTGGGACCTGCCGGCCGATCCGATCGACGCGGCGGTGGGCTTCTCGAACCAGCGCGCGGCGCGCGAGATGCTGGTCTATCTGCATGCGCGCGGCTATCGCCGGATCGGCTTCATCGGCGGCGCGAGCAACGCCGACCGGCGCGGCGCCGAGCGGCTCAAGGGCTACCGGCTCGGCATGCGCGCGCTCGGCCTCGGCGAGCCGCGCGTGGTGCAGCTCGGGCAGTCGCCGGCCACCATGGTCCACGGCGGCCCGGCACTCGACCAGCTGCTCGAGCGCTGGCCCGATACCGACGCGGTGATGGCCGTCAGCGACCTGTCCGCGTTCGGCGCGATCATGCAGTGCCACCGGCGCGGGCTGCGCGTGCCCGAGGACATCGCGGTGGCCGGCTTCGGCGATTTCGAGGTGGCCGAATGCTCGCGTCCCAGCATCACCACGGTGACGGTCGATGCGCACGGCATCGGCCTGATGACGGGCGACGTGCTGTGCGCGGCGATGGCGGGCGGCACGGCCGCGAGCGCCGCCACGCGTCATTTCAAGATCCGTTATTCGGTGGTGCCGCGCGAGAGCGCGTGA
- a CDS encoding c-type cytochrome, with amino-acid sequence MFSLRSRIATVVVTVAALFVLLAAAGLAFMYSGVYDVSASSADNPIVAKLLHGTYEASLHRHAGSDVAPADLLSLENIRLGARTYDASCALCHGAPDRPLSSIGQGIQPSAPSLLAASRRNNPMLMFWTIKHGVNMTAMPSFGKTQSDRAIWQVAGFIYAERGISKEKYDLLLGGSAHADNAAAPIKRFIADYRGTRRGF; translated from the coding sequence GTGTTTTCCCTTCGTTCCAGAATTGCGACAGTTGTTGTCACCGTTGCAGCGTTGTTCGTTTTGCTCGCCGCTGCGGGGTTGGCCTTCATGTACTCCGGGGTGTATGACGTCTCGGCAAGTTCCGCAGACAATCCGATCGTAGCGAAACTGCTGCACGGAACATACGAAGCCTCGTTGCACCGGCACGCTGGATCGGACGTTGCGCCTGCCGACCTGCTATCGCTTGAAAACATTCGTCTGGGTGCGCGAACTTACGACGCGAGCTGTGCCCTCTGCCACGGTGCGCCAGACCGGCCGCTGAGTTCGATCGGACAGGGTATTCAGCCCTCCGCGCCTTCACTCCTGGCAGCGAGCCGGCGGAATAATCCGATGCTGATGTTTTGGACGATCAAGCATGGCGTGAACATGACGGCCATGCCTTCCTTCGGGAAGACGCAGTCGGATCGGGCGATTTGGCAAGTGGCCGGGTTTATCTACGCCGAGCGCGGAATATCGAAGGAGAAATACGACCTGCTCTTGGGCGGTAGCGCACACGCCGACAACGCTGCCGCACCTATTAAAAGGTTCATCGCGGATTACCGGGGAACGCGGCGCGGATTTTGA
- a CDS encoding ISL3 family transposase, with protein MLDRKALQALGCWTGYRLERVEWPQGEGRTLALYLKPVGKVMLCEQCGARCSQIHETSIRRVRDLPLFEYRVVLHVPRRRVWCDHCGGPRLEKLDWLGRYQRVTERFAKACEKLLQAASVQAVAAFYDLGWHTVKSIDKARLRARVRDPDWSSIRYLAMDEFALHKGHRYATVVVDPIGRQVLWIGQGRSRETARAFFEQLPPGVAKRIEAVAIDMTTAYELEINAHCPQAEIVYDLFHVVAKYGREVIDRVRVDQANQLRHDRPARKVLKSSRWLLLRNRRNLKPEQSVHLKELLEANQPLLCVYLLRDELKRLWFYRKPAWAQKAWEHWIEQAAQSGIAALELFARRLQGYWHGIVARCRHPLNTSVVEGINNTIKVIKRRAYGYRDEEYFFLKIRAAFPGNPR; from the coding sequence GTGCTCGATCGCAAGGCATTGCAAGCGCTGGGCTGCTGGACGGGCTATCGGCTGGAGCGGGTGGAGTGGCCACAAGGCGAAGGCCGCACGCTCGCGCTGTATCTGAAACCGGTAGGCAAGGTGATGCTCTGCGAGCAATGCGGGGCGCGTTGCTCGCAGATCCACGAGACGTCGATTCGCAGAGTGCGCGATCTGCCACTGTTTGAATATCGTGTCGTGTTGCACGTGCCGCGTCGACGAGTGTGGTGCGATCACTGTGGCGGTCCGAGACTGGAGAAACTGGACTGGTTGGGCCGCTACCAGCGTGTCACGGAGCGGTTTGCCAAAGCCTGCGAGAAGCTGCTTCAGGCGGCCAGTGTGCAGGCAGTGGCGGCCTTTTACGATTTAGGCTGGCATACAGTCAAATCGATCGACAAGGCCCGTTTGCGTGCTCGAGTAAGGGATCCGGACTGGTCATCCATCCGCTATTTGGCGATGGACGAATTCGCACTTCACAAAGGTCACCGTTACGCCACGGTGGTCGTCGATCCGATTGGCCGTCAAGTGCTGTGGATCGGTCAGGGACGCTCACGCGAGACGGCCCGAGCCTTCTTCGAGCAGCTTCCGCCAGGCGTCGCCAAGCGCATCGAAGCGGTTGCCATCGACATGACGACGGCCTACGAGCTGGAGATCAATGCGCATTGCCCACAGGCCGAGATCGTCTACGACCTGTTCCATGTCGTTGCCAAATACGGACGCGAGGTCATTGACCGCGTTCGTGTCGATCAAGCCAATCAACTGCGCCACGACCGGCCGGCGCGAAAGGTTCTGAAGTCCAGCCGCTGGCTGCTGCTGCGCAACCGGCGCAATCTCAAACCGGAACAGTCGGTGCATCTGAAGGAGTTGCTGGAGGCCAACCAGCCGCTGTTATGTGTCTATCTGCTACGCGATGAACTCAAGCGGCTCTGGTTCTATCGCAAACCGGCGTGGGCCCAAAAGGCCTGGGAGCATTGGATAGAGCAGGCGGCGCAAAGCGGGATCGCTGCGCTCGAGTTGTTCGCCCGGCGCCTGCAAGGCTATTGGCACGGCATCGTCGCGCGCTGCCGGCACCCGCTCAATACCAGCGTGGTCGAGGGCATCAACAACACGATCAAGGTCATCAAGCGCCGCGCTTATGGGTATCGCGACGAGGAGTATTTCTTCCTCAAAATCCGCGCCGCGTTCCCCGGTAATCCGCGATGA